From the Helianthus annuus cultivar XRQ/B chromosome 17, HanXRQr2.0-SUNRISE, whole genome shotgun sequence genome, the window TCAGTTGTTTATTGTCAATATGATCGTGTGTATCTTGATCTCGTTTATTTATGTTAATCAATTCGTTTAAAGGGCCATCAAATCTAACCAATGAACTGAACCTATTAGCCTAAAAAGAACAGTAGGTACTACATTATGAGAAAAACTCACAATTTTTAAATTTAAAGGGGAATTACCTCAAGGGGTACAAGAGCTTTTGGGATAACCCTGCATGTGAGTAAACAACAATGATTTACATTGATCAGCAAGCAGTAACCTCAAGAAGAAGAATTGTTGTTAGTGTATTGTGTATATTACCCAAGAACTCGGCAACCTCCATCGGAAACTCTCTGAGCTATCATACCCATTAGACCAATACTTCCACCACCATACACCAAACTTATCTTTCTATTAACCTGCAATCaacaaatgaatcaaaataatcGCAAACTTTAAACATTAGCTAACAGTTCCATTATTTATCTAAAAACCAACAATCAGGTTAAACAATAGACTCACAGATCTCAAACTGCATATCAAATCAAATTAGTAAATTACATCAACCAACAGTGTTAAAATCACAACAAAACAACACAGAACAACGAAATCTCAAACCACAAACAgtaaaacatcaaatcatcaTGATACAGTTGAATTGAATAACCGCAAAAAACAAATCGAACCTGTTTGATGGATTCAGCGATCTCTGGACCGATGCCGTCGCAGGGAAAGAGAGTGGCGCGAATCAGATCGGAAGAGGTAGCGGAAAAGCTCCGATCAACGGCTGAGAAAAGCGTGACAGTATCGAATTGTTTTGTAGGAATCGTGTTGTTGAGAATAATGTTCAATTGAAGGGTTGTATGGGTCTTATATACCCTAATACAAAGAAAGAGAGGAATAGAAACTGTAGGGAGAAACGGAAGGGCTATTGGGTTTCTTCCAATTAAATGTGAAGATCATCCTCGCCTTATCAATTTCTACGTTCAGGATTATTAGGAACGACAATGGGAAACATCATTGAATCGAGGGCAAAATTGGGAGGCAGGGATAAAAAATTAGGGAAAAAGCCATGACTCTTGGTCTGCCATCTTAAAATTTCAATGAAAATTACCTTTTTGTACATGGGAAAtgcttatatatagtatatagataAATGCCAATAAGCCTAAACCAGTTAACCAAACTATTAGTAACGATGTGGTTTGGTTTGGTCCACTTTTAATTGTCAAAGGTTTGGCATTAGCTTACAAGTTACAGCGGTGTAAAACAGTTACTAATGGTTGACTCTTGGTTTGACCTAAAAACCATCACAGCCGAACTCTGAGCACCCTACGCCATAGAGACGAACCTCTCTTACAGCAGGTGGCCTAATAAGTTAAAACCATGCCTTTTACAATGTCAAAACTCTCTCTTTAAAACATTTTACAAACGAAACAAAAAAGTCAACACAAAGCGGCTTTAGTGCCATGCAGAGACTAATCTCATCAACGTTTCTTCTTGCTTCCCTTTGCAGAACCGGACTTGGATGGAGTTGCCACCATGTACACAAATAAGACCATAATGGAGATCACAGATACCAGCGACCCATAATTACCCAACATTCTCTGCATAGTTGATAAAACGAAGAACAGAATGTAAAACAACAGAATACATATTACAATACAAATGAAAAAACACATAAAACAGATTTGCAGGAAACAATATCTCATACCTTAGCCTGAAAGGTAGCAGGCATCAAGCACAAAATTCATGCAAAATACACGGCAATGCATTATCAGTTACAATATCTTATAACTTTTGGTAAATGAACGTAGAAAAAGAACTTACAAGATGAAGTGCGCTCGCCTTAGGCTTATCTGATAGGATTTCAAGAGGTAGGAGTGATGTCGAATATGCCTCCTGAAGTCAAAAATATTTTAAAACTCACCAAACACATACAATACCAGCAAAACAGAAATATTAGATTACTTTGTAAACCAACCTGCAGTGCAGCCTTTGTGGGGACACGGAATGTAATAACAGCTGGTGTGCTATAGAAGACGGTTTTCACATTTGACTCCAGCTCAAAGGAGTGAGATAGAACGGCACCACTGATGGTATAAAAGCATAATCATTGTGATCTTCACTGAGGATATTACATGTAGGCATTTTAGAGTTAGAATATTAGATACTTACACGTCAAGCCTTTCCCAAGATGTTGAAGTGTTTCCGGAGATGATTTTGAATATTTCGGGAGACCAGCCGTCATCAGTGAGGCTAACATCATATGCACTCCTgcaatacaaaagatagtgagaTGTGAGATTATGTAAAGCAATAGTCTTTCTTTTTCTGTAAATGCTTTCTATGTTGAAACTCAAAAGGTTTGTCTTACAGAAGAAATATATAGAACTCATTACTCCACATATTATAAATATAAGTTTTCAACAGCAACTAGTTTGAGATAAAGGACTCTTGATAATGCACCATGCTGGGTCTGGTTACATAGCAGACATAAACACTACTATACAGAAATTAGAAATAGACTATAGTAAGACACCGAAAcacttaggtgctgtttgttttttcagaggaaaaacgtctgcagtctgcggaccacatctgcagacatctgcagctgaagaggtggaccaaacctctgcagtctgcaagaagaagactgtttgt encodes:
- the LOC110923062 gene encoding translocon-associated protein subunit beta, which translates into the protein MAKFFTNSLLTLTTVVLLLIAPSVIDGSEAPFIVAHKKATLNRLKSGADKLSVSIDIYNRGSASAYDVSLTDDGWSPEIFKIISGNTSTSWERLDVGAVLSHSFELESNVKTVFYSTPAVITFRVPTKAALQEAYSTSLLPLEILSDKPKASALHLAKRMLGNYGSLVSVISIMVLFVYMVATPSKSGSAKGSKKKR